TTGCAGACGTTGGTGGCCACGCTGGCCGATCTGACCGGCGCGCCGGTCGATCGAACCGAACTGCTGGCCGAGTTGCTCGCGGCGCTCGAGGCCAACTGGCGGCAACTTGGCGCCCAGCCCGAGGCGCTGGGCCGCGCGAGCAACGGCCGCTGCCTGCAAGTTGGCGAGATTCTCACCGTGCGGGCCGGCGAGTCGACCGTCACCGGAACTTGCCTGGGCATCGCCGACGACGGGGCCTTGCTGCTCGAAACCGCCACCGGCCGCGAAGCGCTCTACTCCGGCGTGCTGGTAAAAGATTGAATCAGCGGAGATTTCACGACAACTAGCGCAACGCCGCGACGCAGACTTCGTGACGGTTGTGTTGCAACTGCCGGGCTCGCACCTCGGTAAAGCCCCAGCGGCGAATGCGTTCCAACTGAGCCGGCAGATCGGCGGCCATTTCCCACTGGGCCAGCTTCAGCGTCAGCAGCAAGCCGCGGATGTTCACGTTCTGGTACGTGACGATCGACTCGACCGTGTCGAGCGTGACTTGCGGCGTGACGTTCATATCGGCCGTCAGCCAGCGGACACCGGCGAAGTCGCGCTTGCGGACGTCGGCGCCGCGCATTTGCCAGTGGGTGAAATGCTTGTCGTTCAAGACGCGCTCGTGCGGCTTGGCCGGGTCGACGCCGATCACCTGCAGGCCGCGCGCCAGGAGCGCCTGGCACGCGCCGCCCGGCGAGCAGCCCAGCTCGGCCACGACGTCGCCGGCGCGAACCGGCAATTGGGACCAGCGCAGTCCTTCTTCCATCTTGAGCCACGCCCGGCTGACGGCGTCGGCTGGCAGCTTCAAGTCGCCCAACCCACCGGGCCAGCGCGAGGTGCCGCTGCGCGTGACGTGATAACCGACGAAGGCTTCGTGCCGGTCGACCAGGATCACATCCAGCACTCGCTGCGACGAAGGCGTGGGCCACACGGCCGGCGGCAGAGGCTGGGAAGCCGCGGCGCGCAAGGCCGCCTCGGCCGCGCGCGAATCTTCGGTCAGCCCTGGCTCGAAATCGTGATCGCCGACGGCGTATTGATCGCGCGGCCAGACGTGCAGCGCGCCATAAGCGGCATCGCCGGCCAAACGCCACACCGCGGCAATGCGGGCCGCTTCGTCGGCGTCGCTCACCCGGCCGAGCGAAAAGCCATAGGCTCGGGCAAAGACCGAATCGAGGTCAAAGTCGTCGGCCAGACCATGCCCCGCCGGCAACTTGAAGGTGAGAAAGCCGGGACGCGAATAGGCGAAGCGGAACTCGGGCCAGCGGCGGGCGAGTTCCTGCTTGACAGTCGCCTCGGCGCCAACCTGGCAGGTAATGAAAAGAAATGTCGGTTCAGGCATGTGGGCAATCAGTTTGAAAGCGGGGAGTGAGCGACGTGATCTTAACCGTTCTCCCCCGAGGAAAAAGGTTTTGCGCCGTGTTTAGGGCCGCTTCAGGCTGGCGAAGGCTTCGAGTGCCCGGTCGATCTGGGCTTCGGTGTGCGCGGCGGACATTTGCACGCGCAGCCGGGCTTTCCTCTCGGGCACGACCGGAAAGCCGAAGCCAATCACGAACACGCCCCGCTTGAGCAATTGTTCGGACAAGCGGATCGCCTCGGCTGTTTCGCCGATGATGATCGGCAAGATGGCCGTCGGTGATTCGAGCACGTCGTAGCCCAGGCTGCGCAGGCCGCCGCGCATGCGGGCCACGTTCGCGCGCAGGCGCGCCAGCCGGGTGGGTTCGCGCTCCAATATCTCGATCGCCTTGAGCGCGCTCGACGCGACGCTCGGCGGTAGCGCGTTCGAGAACAGTTGCGGCCGGCTCCGCTGTATCAGGTATTCGATCAACTCGCGCGGACCCGCCACATAGCCTCCGGCCGCGCCGCCGAGCGCCTTGCCCAACGTGCCGGTGAAGATGTCGACTCCCTCGGGGGCCGCGCCGGGCAGCATGAAATGCTCGTGCGTCCCGCGGCCGTACGCCCCCAGCACGCCGACCGCGTGCGAATCGTCAACGACCAGCGTGGCACCGTGCCGCCGGCACAACGCGACCAGCTCGTCCAACGGCGCAACGTCCCCCTCCATGCTGAAGACGCCGTCAGTCACCACCAGCTTGACCGGCGCGGCGGCCACGCTGGCCAGTTTAGCGGCCAGATCAGCCAGGTCGGCGTGCTTGTAGACAAGTCGCGTGGTTTGCTTGGGGGCGAGACGGCCAGCGTCGATGATGCTGGCGTGGTTCAGCTCGTCGGAAAGAATCGTGTCGCCAGCTTCGACCACGGTGGGAATGACGCCGGCATTGGCGTTCCAACAACTGACAAAGGTCAACGCCGCCTCGGTCCCCAGGAAGCGGGCGATGCGATCTTCGAGCTGCCGATGGCATTCCATCGTGCCGCAGATGAACCGGACGCTGGCCGTGCCGGCCCCGTAGCGCCGCAGCCCTTCTTGGCCGGCTTCGATCACCTCGGGATGCGAGGCGAGCCCCAGGTAGTCGTTCGAGCAAAAGACGAGCACCTCGCCGACTCCTTCGATCTTGACCGAAGGGCCCATCGGCGAGGCCAGGTATTTCAGGTGCTTGTACGTGCCGGCCGCGCGGAGCGAAGCAAGCGTCGAGTTGAGGCGTTGGGAGAGGGGCATATAAGAGGGGCTAGAGATTAGAGGCTAGGGACTAGTGGGTGTCAGTTGTCAGTTGTAAATAAGCAACTGGTGATGGTCCATCTTCACACGCTTCGAACCCGAGTGCGACTGACAACGGACAACTGACTACTGACCAACTACCAATTCAAAACCACTTTGCCCGATTGGCCGGAGCGCATCACGGCGAAGCCTTCTTCGAACCGGTCGATGGGCAGGCGGTGCGTGATCACGGGGGCAATTTCGAGGCCGCTTTGTAGCATGGTGCTCATCTTGTACCAGGTTTCAAACATCTCGCGGCCGTAGATGCCCTTGAGGTGCAAGCCCTTGAAGATCACCTGGCTCCAGTCGATGGCGACTTGCTCGGCAAAGATGCCCAGCATGGCAATTCGCCCGCCGTGGTTCATCGTCTCGAGCATCGATTGAAACGCCAGCGAGTTGCCCGACATTTCCAGGCCGACATCGAAGCCTTCGGTCATTCCCAGCTCCGTCATCACTTCGGCCAAGGTGGTTTGCCGGGCGTTCACGGCGCGCGTGACGCCAATCTTCTCGGCCAGCCGCAAGCGGTAATCGTTGACGTCGGTAATCACGACGAAACGCGCCCCCACGTGCCGCGCCACGGCGGCGGCCATAATGCCGATCGGCCCCGCGCCGGTGATCAATACGTCTTCGCCGATCAGATCGAACGACAAGGCCGTGTGAACCGCATTGCCGTAGGGATCGAAGATCGCCGCCAGCTCATCCGGAATGTCGGTGGGCAGCTTGAACACGTTGCTCGATGGGACCGAGATGAACTCGGCAAAGCTGCCGGGACGGTTGACGCCGATGCCTTTTGTCTTGCGACATAAGTGGCGACGCCCGGCGCGGCAATTGCGACAGTGACCGCAGGTGATGTGCCCTTCGGCGGTCACGCGGTCCCCCGGCGCGTAATCGACGACGTCGGCGCCGACCCGCTCGACCACGCCCATGAATTCGTGTCCGACGACCATCGGGACCGGAATCGTCTTTTGCGCCCACTCGTCCCAGTTGTAAATGTGGACGTCGGTGCCACAGATGGCCGACTTTTGCACGCGGATCAGGACGTCGCTCGCGCCGATGGTCGGCATGGGAACATCTTCCATCCACAATCCTTGGGCGCGTTCTCGTTTGACCAGCGCTTTCACGGTTTGCCTTTCCCCGTTTGTTTGGGCGCCGCCAGCAGCGTGCTGAGCTGGGGGCGCGATTCGACATAGCGGCGATGTACGTCCAGGTGAACCTCGCGTACCAGCGCGTCGGCGTCGGCCGGCGCCATGAACCGCGACGAATACCCGGGCAAGTGCGGGTCGATCGTCAATCGCGCCGCCGCGACAAAGTGGGCGATCAGGTCGCTCGGGTCTTCCAGTCCCACCGCCAGACGAATCGTCGTCGGCGCGATGCCCGCTTCGGCCAACTGGTCTTCGTGCAGCTCGCTGTGCGTGGTCAGGGCCGGGCAACTGACGATGGTGTTTGTCTGGCCCAGGCTGATCATATGGTCGAACGTCGGCGCCAGACTGTCGAAGAACCGCTCGAAGGCGTCGCGCGGCACGCCGGGCATGTCAATCGTGAATAGCGGTGGCGCGAGCCCCAGGTAGGCCAGCTCGCGGGTCAGCGCGGCGTTGTCGCTGTCGGGCAATGCCCCGCAGTGGACGTTGATGTCGGGGTGCGAGGCCATGAATCGCGCGAGGATTTGCGTGTTGATGCACTTGGCCAACATTCGCACATCGAGCGTCCGCATTCCTTGCAGCACTTCGAATGCCGCGTCGGCATTCAGGAACGCCCCCTTCACATAGTAGACGTTCCAGAACATAGTCTGGTCCCACGACGTGCCACCGGCCGATTCCCCCTTGGGAATGAACATATCGGCGTTGCGGCCAATGACCACGCCGGCGATCACCGAACCGCCGCCGGAGAGGTCCTTGGTATAGCTGTGGACGACAAAGTCGGGGCGCTCGTCGGCGTTGTCACGCACCAAGGGCCGCACCAGCCAAGGGGTGCCGACCGTGGCGTCGAGCATCACGCGCATGCCCCGCGCGTGGGCCGCGCGGCTAATCCCCGGCACGTCCAGCAAGTAGCCGTGCGGATTGCACGGCGACTCGAGATAGACGTACATCTTGCGCCCTGCGGCCAGTCGGTCGGCGAACCGCCGTGCCGCGCGCTCGCAGGCGGCCTCGAAGCTGGCGGCGTCAAAGCCGTCGAAGGTTTCGACGCCAATGGCCAAATTGCCCGGCTTGGCGTACCAGTCGTGAATCAGTTGATGAGCGCCGCCGTACAAGTGCCTGCTGGTTACCAATACATCGTCACGTCCCAGTAGGTGCGCCAACACCGCGTCGATCGCCGCCATGCCACTGTTGAAGTTCCACGCCAGGTACTCGCCCGCGTATGGGCCGGCTTCAACGTCGACAATATGATTGGCCAGCGAGATCGAGGTGGGGTTCAAGAGCCGCGAATAGATTTCCAGCAGCAACTCTTTTCCCTGGAACGCGTCCTCGATCCATTCGGCGCAGGCGTAGATATAGGTCGCCGTCCGCGCGATCACCGGATTGGCCGCGAAGATGGCCGTCACGTTATCGAAAACGGCGTACGGCCCCTTGGCCGACAACGTCGATTGGGCGTAGCCTAGGTTCTGGTAGCTGCGCCGCGTGGGGTTCTGCAAGTTGTCAAGCAGCTTGGCCAGTTGATAGGCTAGGAACTTCTTGGCGTTGAACAGCGCGATCAGATCGCTGCGCGGCAAGCCTTGCATGCCCGCCAAGGCCGATTGCCAGAGGGCGTCGACATCGTGCTGACATTCATACAAGCGCGTGGCCAGTGCCGCGACCGAGCGTCCAAAGTCGCTGGTGCCTTCGACGCCAAAGTGGGCCATCTGCTCGGCCACCAGCGCGTCGAGGTCGGCGGCCGCGCTGGTCTTGCGTCGCGGCGACAATCGCCGCATGGCCGCCAGCGATGCATTTGGCCCAGGTTGCTTTGCCATATTCTGCTTCGTCCGTGGTCAGAGAAAAGTTCGTCCTTGTTGCGTCGTGTCGTAACCCCTGGGGCTGGCCATCAGCCCTGCCAGCGTGCAATCTGGCCGCTGCGCAGCGAGCGGTTGGCCAGATGGGCGGCATTGGCGGCCGTCACGCCCACTTCGGCCGGGCAGCGCGGCGTCTGGCGCGAGCGCACGCACTCGACCCAGTTGCCGACATGCAACAGTTCGCCATCGGGCTGGCTGAAAAAATCGCTGCCGCGCGGCTCGGGGGCAATGACCAATTCGCTCGCCTTCTGCTGGCTCTTGGGCTCGGGATGGAACTCCATCCGGCCCCGGTCCATGTACAGGGTTCCTTCCGAGCCCATGATCTCGATCATGGCTTTGTTGTGCTGATTGCAAAAGGTTCCTTCGAAGTAAGCCTGCACCTTGCGGTCGGGGTAGCTCATCAGCGTCTGCACGGTGTCGGGAGTTTCCCAGACGCCGGCGGTGGTGAACTGGTCGCCGATTGACGCCGCCGTGGCCGGCGCGCCAAGGTCGAGCAGCCAGTTGGCGATGTCGATCTGGTGGACCATCAGATCGGTGAAGATGCCGCCGCCAAACGTCCAGAACCATCGCCAGTTGCGGAACTTGTATTCATCAAAGGGAATGTGCCGCGTCGTCGGCACCGGGGCCAAAAAGGCTTCCCAGTCGACCGTCTTGGGATCGATGTTCAGCTTGGTGATCTTGTGGCGCGGCTGGTTCCGGTTCCACGTCATGTGGACTTTGTGAATGTCGCCGAGCGCTCCGGCCTTGACCAACTCGAGACCTTTTTGATACTGCGGCATGCTCCGCTGCTGCGTGCCGACCTGGACGATGCGCTTGTGATGGTTCTGGGCGTCGATGACCGCTTGACCTTCGGACGGTTCATGCGTCAGTGGCTTTTCGACGTAGACGTCCTTGCCAGCTTGGCAGGCGGCAATGGTCAGGGGCACGTGCTGATGATCGGGCGCGCCGATAATCACCGCGTCAATATCCTGGCGGTCCAACACCCGGCGGAAGTCCTTCACCGCGACCGCCTTCTCGTCGGCCAGGTTCTTGCCCAGTTCCAGGTTCGTGTCCCAAATGTCGCACACCGCCGCCAGCCGAACGCCCTGAATCTTGGCCGCAGCCTTCATCAACTGACGACAACGGCCGCCGGTGCCAATGGCCGCGACGTTCAGCGTCTCGTTCGCCATATACCCCCGCGCCGTGGCGGTGTAGCCCGAGATCACGGCAGCCGACATCGCGGCGGCGGCTTCCTGGAGAAACTGGCGACGATCGGTACCGGCGGGCATGGATATTATTCCTGGCGTGAGTGACAGGGGGCGGTTGTGGCGAAAGGAGCAATTCTTATCGTGCGCGCCGAGGCGAACGGTTGCAACTGTTTCCGACGTTTTGGCGACGAAACCACGGCATTGGCAACATCTGCCAGTGTGACCAACGCTTGACACACCGCCGCGCGCGCCGCGACAATCGGGCCGGTCGCTCACGCCCGTCAGCGTCGTATTCCGTTAGCGCCGTGGTCTCGGTCTTCCCGCTCGACTCTCCGCCCCACTGGTTTCTCGCTCATGGTCCGTACTTCGACCGATCGGCTGGCTGAAGCCAAGCGGCACGCGCGGCAAGTGGTCAAGCTGTTGGACCGCTACTATCCGGCGGTCGAGTGCGCGCTCGAACACGATAACCCGCTGCAGTTGTTGATCAGCACGATCCTCTCGGCCCAATGCACCGACGCGCGGGTCAATATGGTCACGCCGGCGCTGTTTCGGCGCTACCCGACTGCGGCCGATTTCGCCCAGGCCAAGCTGCCCGAGTTGGAAACGCTGATCCACAGCACGGGCTTTTATCGCAACAAGGCCAAGAACATCGTCGCCTGCTGCCAGCAATTAGTCGCCCAGCACGGTGGCCAGGTGCCCGACACGCTGGAAGAGCTGGTCAAGCTGCCCGGCGTGGGTCGCAAGACGGGCAATGTGGTGCTGGGCGTGGCGTTCCACAAGGCGGTCGGCGTGGTCGTCGACACGCACGTCACGCGGCTGAGCCATCGACTGGGCCTGTCGCGCGCGAACACGGCCGAGAAAATCGAACAAGATCTGATGGCCATTGTGCCGCGCGAGGCGTGGATTGCCCTGAGCCATCAGTTGATCCATCACGGCCGGCAGATTTGCCAGGCTCGCAAGCCCGACTGTGATCATTGTCCGTTCGCCGAGATTTGTCCGCGCATTGGGGTCAAGACGCCGGGTAAGAAGGCGGCAAAGCCGGCTAAGGCGCC
This genomic window from Planctomycetota bacterium contains:
- a CDS encoding PLP-dependent transferase — translated: MRRLSPRRKTSAAADLDALVAEQMAHFGVEGTSDFGRSVAALATRLYECQHDVDALWQSALAGMQGLPRSDLIALFNAKKFLAYQLAKLLDNLQNPTRRSYQNLGYAQSTLSAKGPYAVFDNVTAIFAANPVIARTATYIYACAEWIEDAFQGKELLLEIYSRLLNPTSISLANHIVDVEAGPYAGEYLAWNFNSGMAAIDAVLAHLLGRDDVLVTSRHLYGGAHQLIHDWYAKPGNLAIGVETFDGFDAASFEAACERAARRFADRLAAGRKMYVYLESPCNPHGYLLDVPGISRAAHARGMRVMLDATVGTPWLVRPLVRDNADERPDFVVHSYTKDLSGGGSVIAGVVIGRNADMFIPKGESAGGTSWDQTMFWNVYYVKGAFLNADAAFEVLQGMRTLDVRMLAKCINTQILARFMASHPDINVHCGALPDSDNAALTRELAYLGLAPPLFTIDMPGVPRDAFERFFDSLAPTFDHMISLGQTNTIVSCPALTTHSELHEDQLAEAGIAPTTIRLAVGLEDPSDLIAHFVAAARLTIDPHLPGYSSRFMAPADADALVREVHLDVHRRYVESRPQLSTLLAAPKQTGKGKP
- a CDS encoding glycine C-acetyltransferase; amino-acid sequence: MPLSQRLNSTLASLRAAGTYKHLKYLASPMGPSVKIEGVGEVLVFCSNDYLGLASHPEVIEAGQEGLRRYGAGTASVRFICGTMECHRQLEDRIARFLGTEAALTFVSCWNANAGVIPTVVEAGDTILSDELNHASIIDAGRLAPKQTTRLVYKHADLADLAAKLASVAAAPVKLVVTDGVFSMEGDVAPLDELVALCRRHGATLVVDDSHAVGVLGAYGRGTHEHFMLPGAAPEGVDIFTGTLGKALGGAAGGYVAGPRELIEYLIQRSRPQLFSNALPPSVASSALKAIEILEREPTRLARLRANVARMRGGLRSLGYDVLESPTAILPIIIGETAEAIRLSEQLLKRGVFVIGFGFPVVPERKARLRVQMSAAHTEAQIDRALEAFASLKRP
- the tdh gene encoding L-threonine 3-dehydrogenase yields the protein MKALVKRERAQGLWMEDVPMPTIGASDVLIRVQKSAICGTDVHIYNWDEWAQKTIPVPMVVGHEFMGVVERVGADVVDYAPGDRVTAEGHITCGHCRNCRAGRRHLCRKTKGIGVNRPGSFAEFISVPSSNVFKLPTDIPDELAAIFDPYGNAVHTALSFDLIGEDVLITGAGPIGIMAAAVARHVGARFVVITDVNDYRLRLAEKIGVTRAVNARQTTLAEVMTELGMTEGFDVGLEMSGNSLAFQSMLETMNHGGRIAMLGIFAEQVAIDWSQVIFKGLHLKGIYGREMFETWYKMSTMLQSGLEIAPVITHRLPIDRFEEGFAVMRSGQSGKVVLNW
- a CDS encoding Gfo/Idh/MocA family oxidoreductase produces the protein MPAGTDRRQFLQEAAAAMSAAVISGYTATARGYMANETLNVAAIGTGGRCRQLMKAAAKIQGVRLAAVCDIWDTNLELGKNLADEKAVAVKDFRRVLDRQDIDAVIIGAPDHQHVPLTIAACQAGKDVYVEKPLTHEPSEGQAVIDAQNHHKRIVQVGTQQRSMPQYQKGLELVKAGALGDIHKVHMTWNRNQPRHKITKLNIDPKTVDWEAFLAPVPTTRHIPFDEYKFRNWRWFWTFGGGIFTDLMVHQIDIANWLLDLGAPATAASIGDQFTTAGVWETPDTVQTLMSYPDRKVQAYFEGTFCNQHNKAMIEIMGSEGTLYMDRGRMEFHPEPKSQQKASELVIAPEPRGSDFFSQPDGELLHVGNWVECVRSRQTPRCPAEVGVTAANAAHLANRSLRSGQIARWQG
- the nth gene encoding endonuclease III, translating into MVRTSTDRLAEAKRHARQVVKLLDRYYPAVECALEHDNPLQLLISTILSAQCTDARVNMVTPALFRRYPTAADFAQAKLPELETLIHSTGFYRNKAKNIVACCQQLVAQHGGQVPDTLEELVKLPGVGRKTGNVVLGVAFHKAVGVVVDTHVTRLSHRLGLSRANTAEKIEQDLMAIVPREAWIALSHQLIHHGRQICQARKPDCDHCPFAEICPRIGVKTPGKKAAKPAKAPRRARAKAS